The region TGGAAAAAGAATCTTTAACTGAAAATGTTATGGGACAAACTCAAACTGTGCAAGAGTTTTTAAAGTATGAAGATGGTCTGGTTTATAGTGTTGATTATGAAGAAAAACTTATTTATAAGCAAGATGTTTCAAAATTAGATAATTCTCAAACTGCAGCTTTAATGGGAGAATCTGGACTTAAAAGTATTGGTGCTAAAAAAGTAGGAACTGAAACTATATTAAAAGTTAGCTGTGATGTTTGGAAATTAGATGATATGAAACTTTGTTTATATAAAGGTATTCCTCTTAAGATTGAAACAAATATGATGGGATATTCTCAAACACAAATTGCAAAAAAAGTTGATTTTAATATAGCTATAGATGATAATGAGTTTTCACTTCCTAATTACCCTATCAAAACCATGGATAGTGTAAAAAGTGAATTTCAAAAAGAGATGGAAAATATGACTCCAGAAGAGAAAAAAATGATGGAGCAAATGATGCAAAATATGAAGATGTTTAATAATCAATAAGATAGGATTTCCTATCTTATTTGACCATTTCCATAAACTTTATATTTAAATGTTGTTAAATCGTTTATTCCCATAGGGCCTCTTGAGTGAAGTTTATTTGTTGAGATACCAACTTCTGCTCCTAATCCAAAGGCTCCACCATCAGTAAATCTTGTACTTGCATTAGCATATACACAAGCTGCATCTACTTCATTTAAAAATTTATTTACTATTGAGTAGTTTTCACTTATAATTGATTCAGAGTGCCCTGAACCATATTTACCTATATGAAAAATAGCTTCATCTACATTTTTAACTATTTTAATATTTAAGATATTTGCTAAATATTCAGTATCATAATCTTCATGTGTTGCACATTGAATATCTATATATTCCCTTGTAAGCTCACACCCTTTTAAAACTGTGTTTTCAGCAACAAAAGCTTCATGTAAAGGTGGTAATATATATCTTGCTACATCTTGATGCACAAGTAATGTTTCCATAGAATTACAAACACCTGGTCTTTGAACCTTTGCATTTATAGCAATATTTATTGCTTTATCATGGTTTGCATCTTTATCAATATAAACGTGACATAATCCTTTATCATGTTTTACAACAGGTATAGTTGAGTTTTCACTAATATATTTTATAAGTGCTTCTCCACCTCTTGGTACAATTAAATCAACATATTTGTCTTGTTTAATTAGATTTGCAACACCCTCTCTACTTGAATCAGGTAAGAGTGATATAGCTTGTTCTGGTAACTTGTTTTTTGCTAATACATGTCTTAATACATTTGCTATAGCATGGTTTGAGTTTTCAGCTTCTTTACCACCTTTTAATACGCAGGCATTTCCACTTTTAAAACATAAGGCTGCTGTATCAGAAGTTACATTTGGTCTACTCTCATAGATTATACCAATAACTCCAATTGGTATAGAAACTTTTTGAATATTTAATCCATTTTCAGTAACCCATCCATCAAGAGTTCTTCCTACAGGTTCTTTTAATGAAGCTATTTCTCTAATTGCATTGGCCATCGCTTCAACTCTTTCACCCGTAAGTTGTAATCTATCTAAAAGGGCTTCAGATAAGCCACCTAATTCACCTTTACTCATATC is a window of Halarcobacter sp. DNA encoding:
- a CDS encoding glutamate-5-semialdehyde dehydrogenase; translation: MQQFLEETKKISREIATLSGEVKNRVLNEMADALMEHCDFIVSANAKDMSKGELGGLSEALLDRLQLTGERVEAMANAIREIASLKEPVGRTLDGWVTENGLNIQKVSIPIGVIGIIYESRPNVTSDTAALCFKSGNACVLKGGKEAENSNHAIANVLRHVLAKNKLPEQAISLLPDSSREGVANLIKQDKYVDLIVPRGGEALIKYISENSTIPVVKHDKGLCHVYIDKDANHDKAINIAINAKVQRPGVCNSMETLLVHQDVARYILPPLHEAFVAENTVLKGCELTREYIDIQCATHEDYDTEYLANILNIKIVKNVDEAIFHIGKYGSGHSESIISENYSIVNKFLNEVDAACVYANASTRFTDGGAFGLGAEVGISTNKLHSRGPMGINDLTTFKYKVYGNGQIR